The Pseudolabrys sp. FHR47 genome contains a region encoding:
- the mraY gene encoding phospho-N-acetylmuramoyl-pentapeptide-transferase: MFYWLTEFSDKISFFNVFRYITFRTGGAIVTALVFVFLFGGPIIDMLRLKQGRGQPIRTDGPQSHLVTKKGTPTMGGLMILSGLLVSTLLWANPKNPYVWIVLGVTLAFGLIGFYDDYLKVTKQTHAGFSGRTRLIAEATVALIACLALTHIGKAPMATSLTFPFIKELVINLGWMFVLLGAFVIVGAGNAVNLTDGLDGLAIVPVMIAAASFGLISYVVGNALFSEYLQLHYVAGTGELAVLCGAVIGASLGFLWFNAPPASIFMGDTGSLALGGLLGTVAVATKHEIVLAIIGGLFVLEAVSVIVQVASFKLTGKRVFKMAPIHHHYEQMGWTEPQIVIRFWIVAVVLALAGLSTLKLR, translated from the coding sequence ATGTTTTACTGGCTGACCGAATTCTCCGACAAGATCTCGTTCTTCAACGTGTTCCGCTACATCACCTTCCGCACCGGCGGTGCGATCGTGACGGCGCTGGTCTTCGTCTTCCTGTTCGGCGGACCGATCATCGACATGCTGCGGCTCAAGCAGGGCCGCGGCCAGCCGATCCGCACCGACGGCCCGCAGTCGCACCTCGTCACCAAGAAGGGCACGCCCACCATGGGCGGCCTGATGATCCTGTCGGGTCTGCTGGTGTCGACCTTGTTGTGGGCCAATCCGAAGAACCCTTACGTCTGGATCGTGCTCGGCGTCACTTTGGCCTTCGGCCTGATCGGTTTCTACGACGACTATCTGAAGGTGACGAAGCAGACCCATGCCGGTTTCTCCGGCCGTACGCGCCTGATCGCCGAGGCGACGGTGGCGCTGATCGCGTGCCTCGCGCTCACCCATATCGGCAAGGCGCCGATGGCGACGTCGCTGACCTTTCCGTTCATCAAGGAACTGGTGATCAATCTCGGCTGGATGTTCGTCCTTCTCGGCGCCTTCGTCATCGTCGGCGCCGGCAATGCCGTGAATCTCACCGACGGTCTCGACGGCCTCGCCATCGTGCCGGTGATGATCGCGGCGGCGAGCTTCGGCCTCATCTCCTACGTTGTCGGCAACGCCCTGTTCTCCGAATATCTGCAATTGCATTACGTCGCCGGCACCGGCGAACTCGCGGTGCTGTGCGGGGCGGTCATCGGTGCGTCGCTCGGCTTCCTGTGGTTCAACGCGCCGCCGGCTTCGATCTTCATGGGCGACACTGGTTCGCTCGCGCTGGGCGGCCTGCTCGGCACCGTCGCGGTCGCGACCAAGCATGAGATCGTGCTCGCCATCATCGGCGGCCTGTTCGTATTGGAGGCGGTGTCGGTGATCGTGCAGGTGGCCTCCTTCAAGCTCACCGGCAAGCGCGTCTTCAAGATGGCGCCGATCCATCACCATTACGAACAGATGGGCTGGACCGAGCCGCAGATTGTCATCCGCTTCTGGATCGTCGCGGTCGTGCTCGCGCTCGCCGGACTATCGACGCTCAAGCTGCGATGA
- the murD gene encoding UDP-N-acetylmuramoyl-L-alanine--D-glutamate ligase, translating into MIPVTTFADKKVAVFGLGGSGLLTARALKAGGAHVIAYDDAPLKNEQAKAAGIETANLADIDWTGIAALVLSPGVPLTHPTPHWTVQRAHRENVEVIGDIELFCRERAKHGAECPLVAITGTNGKSTTTALTAHLINHAGRDAQMGGNIGVPALALEPFAPGRHYVLEVSSYQVDLAPSLRPTVGILINVSADHLDRHGTIENYAAIKTLVVAQAERTAIVGVDDRWSREAADRVERAGKHVERISVEGPVRDGYFADGPRIMRASAGKPFPAAQLTGIGSLRGTHNAQNAACAIAACVALGLDLPAIQKGLVSFPGLAHRMQAVGRKTTAAGHILYVNDSKATNADSTSKALASFTDIFWIAGGKPKAGGIESLSEFWPRIRKAYLIGEAAEAFAETLQGKVDHEIDGVLSKAIEAATRDAEASGLKEAVILLSPACASFDQYPNFEVRGKAFADLALALPGVSSLSPR; encoded by the coding sequence ATGATCCCCGTCACCACCTTTGCCGATAAGAAAGTCGCCGTGTTCGGTCTCGGCGGCTCGGGGCTGCTCACGGCGCGCGCGCTGAAAGCGGGCGGCGCGCATGTCATCGCCTATGACGACGCGCCCTTGAAGAACGAGCAGGCCAAGGCCGCCGGCATCGAGACCGCCAACCTCGCCGATATCGACTGGACGGGTATTGCCGCGCTGGTGCTGTCGCCGGGCGTGCCGCTGACGCACCCGACGCCGCACTGGACGGTGCAGCGCGCGCATCGCGAGAATGTCGAGGTCATCGGCGACATCGAACTGTTCTGCCGCGAGCGCGCCAAGCACGGCGCGGAGTGTCCGCTGGTTGCCATCACCGGCACCAACGGCAAATCCACCACCACGGCGCTCACGGCCCATCTCATCAACCACGCCGGCCGCGATGCGCAGATGGGCGGCAATATCGGCGTGCCGGCGCTGGCGCTCGAACCTTTCGCGCCCGGTCGTCACTACGTGCTCGAAGTGTCGTCCTATCAGGTCGATCTCGCGCCCTCATTGCGGCCGACGGTCGGCATTCTCATCAATGTCTCGGCCGATCATCTCGACCGCCACGGCACCATCGAGAACTACGCCGCGATCAAGACTCTGGTGGTGGCGCAAGCCGAACGCACCGCCATCGTCGGCGTCGATGATCGCTGGTCGCGCGAGGCCGCTGATCGCGTCGAACGCGCCGGCAAACACGTCGAGCGCATCTCGGTCGAGGGCCCGGTGCGCGACGGTTATTTCGCCGACGGCCCGCGCATCATGCGCGCCAGTGCTGGCAAGCCGTTTCCGGCGGCGCAGCTCACGGGCATCGGCTCCTTGCGCGGCACGCACAATGCGCAGAACGCTGCTTGCGCCATCGCCGCATGCGTCGCGCTTGGGCTCGACCTGCCGGCCATTCAGAAAGGGCTCGTCTCGTTCCCCGGCCTCGCGCACCGCATGCAAGCGGTCGGCCGCAAGACAACCGCCGCCGGCCACATTCTCTATGTCAACGACTCCAAGGCCACCAATGCCGACAGCACCTCCAAGGCGCTGGCGAGTTTCACCGACATCTTCTGGATCGCCGGCGGCAAGCCCAAGGCCGGCGGCATCGAAAGCCTGTCCGAGTTCTGGCCGCGCATCCGCAAGGCCTATCTGATCGGCGAGGCGGCTGAAGCCTTCGCCGAAACGCTTCAAGGCAAGGTCGATCACGAGATCGACGGCGTGCTGTCGAAGGCCATCGAGGCGGCCACCCGCGACGCCGAGGCCTCCGGCCTCAAGGAGGCCGTCATTTTGTTGTCGCCGGCCTGCGCTTCGTTCGACCAGTACCCGAATTTCGAAGTGCGCGGGAAGGCGTTCGCCGACCTGGCTCTCGCGCTGCCGGGCGTTTCTTCCCTCTCCCCGCGTTAG
- the ftsW gene encoding putative lipid II flippase FtsW: MISRAQRTPIGEWWWTVDRLTLAAIGALMLAGVVLSLAASPPVAGRLGLEPFYFVNRHIFFLFPTIAILLGVSFLTPRQIRRLSLVVFAISLVMVAATPFFGQEIKGAKRWLVIAGVNIQPSEFLKPAFVILIAWLFGESAKRPEMPANTIALALLLAVVALLVIQPDFGQTMLIVLVWSALFFMAGMRVIWMFGIAGAAGFGLLVAYYTVPHVTSRIQRFMNPAAGDTFNIDVATESFMRGGWFGRGPGEGTVKRMLPESHTDFVFSVAAEEFGVALCLALVALFSFIVVRALIRAMRNEDPFCRFAAAGLTMLFATQSAINMAVNLHLIPAKGMTLPFISYGGSSMLSLAYGMGMLLALTREQPRGAMLTAPGLELRTT, from the coding sequence ATGATTTCGCGCGCGCAACGCACCCCGATCGGCGAGTGGTGGTGGACGGTCGATCGCTTGACGCTCGCCGCCATCGGCGCGCTGATGCTCGCCGGCGTCGTGCTGTCGCTCGCGGCGTCGCCGCCGGTCGCTGGCCGGCTCGGGCTCGAACCGTTCTACTTCGTCAATCGCCACATCTTCTTCCTGTTTCCGACAATTGCCATTCTGCTCGGCGTCTCGTTTCTGACGCCGCGTCAGATCCGCCGGCTGTCGCTCGTCGTCTTCGCCATCAGCCTGGTCATGGTCGCGGCCACGCCATTCTTCGGTCAGGAAATCAAGGGCGCCAAACGCTGGCTGGTCATCGCCGGTGTCAATATCCAGCCGTCCGAGTTTCTCAAGCCGGCTTTCGTCATTCTCATTGCCTGGCTGTTCGGCGAGTCGGCCAAGCGTCCCGAGATGCCGGCCAACACCATCGCGCTTGCTCTCTTGCTGGCTGTGGTGGCGCTGCTCGTCATCCAGCCGGACTTCGGCCAGACCATGCTGATCGTTCTGGTGTGGAGCGCGCTGTTCTTCATGGCCGGCATGCGCGTGATCTGGATGTTCGGCATCGCCGGCGCCGCGGGCTTCGGTCTGCTGGTCGCCTATTACACCGTGCCGCATGTCACCTCGCGCATCCAGCGCTTCATGAATCCGGCGGCGGGCGACACGTTCAACATTGACGTCGCCACCGAAAGCTTCATGCGCGGCGGCTGGTTCGGTCGCGGCCCGGGCGAGGGCACGGTGAAGCGCATGCTGCCGGAGAGCCATACCGACTTCGTGTTCTCGGTCGCGGCGGAGGAATTCGGCGTCGCGCTATGCCTGGCGCTGGTGGCGCTGTTCTCCTTCATCGTCGTGCGCGCACTGATCCGCGCCATGCGCAACGAAGATCCTTTCTGTCGCTTCGCCGCTGCCGGCCTCACCATGCTGTTCGCCACGCAATCGGCGATCAACATGGCTGTGAACCTGCATCTCATTCCGGCCAAGGGCATGACGCTGCCCTTCATCTCTTATGGCGGCTCGTCGATGCTGTCGCTGGCTTACGGCATGGGCATGCTGCTGGCGCTGACGCGCGAACAGCCGCGCGGCGCGATGCTGACCGCGCCAGGTCTCGAGCTGCGAACGACATGA
- the murG gene encoding undecaprenyldiphospho-muramoylpentapeptide beta-N-acetylglucosaminyltransferase produces MASSTTNKLILLCAGGTGGHLFPAESLAVALNRRGVTVDLATDTRAAHFEFPAREVHLIPSATVRGRDPVSLARTALMLGRGTLKAWSVIGRIKPSVVVGFGGYPTVPPLIAASWRGVPTVLHEQNGVMGRANRLLASRVTAIATGFRVFNKVDDSLRGKLTFTGNPVRPLVIEASKVPYHALEAEGTFRLLVFGGSQGARVMSEVVPVAIEKLDAALRARLHVVQQARPEDIDAVSAHYDRLGVAHTCASFFSDLPVRMAAAHLVISRSGASTVAELSAIGRPGILVPLPHALDQDQLANAGVLQDAGGAIRIVQAEFTPDRLAQELETLAANPSRLGVMARAAKASGTADAAERLADLVLRVAGY; encoded by the coding sequence ATGGCAAGCTCCACGACGAACAAACTCATCCTCCTCTGCGCCGGCGGCACCGGCGGTCATCTGTTTCCGGCGGAGTCGCTCGCCGTCGCACTGAACAGGCGCGGCGTCACCGTCGATCTGGCGACCGATACGCGCGCCGCGCATTTCGAGTTTCCCGCTCGCGAGGTTCATCTCATCCCGAGCGCGACAGTGCGCGGCCGCGATCCCGTGTCGCTGGCACGCACCGCGCTGATGCTGGGCCGCGGCACATTGAAAGCCTGGAGTGTGATCGGCCGCATAAAGCCGTCGGTGGTCGTCGGCTTTGGCGGCTATCCGACCGTGCCGCCGCTTATCGCTGCTTCCTGGCGCGGCGTGCCGACGGTTTTGCATGAGCAGAACGGTGTCATGGGCCGCGCCAACCGGCTGCTGGCCTCGCGCGTGACCGCCATCGCCACCGGCTTCCGCGTGTTCAACAAGGTCGATGACAGCCTGCGCGGCAAGTTGACCTTCACCGGCAATCCGGTGCGTCCGCTGGTGATCGAGGCATCGAAGGTGCCTTACCACGCCCTCGAGGCCGAGGGCACCTTTCGCCTGCTGGTGTTCGGCGGCAGTCAGGGCGCCCGCGTCATGTCGGAAGTCGTGCCGGTTGCGATCGAAAAACTCGATGCGGCCTTGCGGGCGCGGCTTCACGTCGTGCAGCAGGCGCGTCCGGAGGATATCGACGCGGTCTCCGCGCACTATGACAGGCTCGGTGTGGCGCACACCTGCGCGTCGTTCTTCTCCGACTTGCCGGTGCGGATGGCGGCGGCGCATCTCGTGATATCGCGTTCGGGCGCGTCGACCGTCGCCGAACTCTCCGCCATCGGCCGCCCCGGAATTCTGGTGCCTTTACCGCACGCGCTGGATCAGGATCAGTTGGCCAACGCCGGCGTGCTGCAGGACGCTGGTGGCGCGATCCGCATCGTCCAGGCCGAGTTCACACCGGATCGGCTGGCGCAGGAACTTGAAACTCTCGCTGCCAATCCATCCCGGCTTGGCGTTATGGCACGGGCGGCCAAGGCTTCCGGAACCGCAGACGCCGCCGAGCGGCTAGCCGATCTGGTACTTCGGGTCGCCGGTTATTAA
- a CDS encoding PAS domain-containing sensor histidine kinase, with amino-acid sequence MRDDPNNLVRPQGDDGRYRLLVEAVTDYAICMLDADGIVSSWNPGAQRFKGYTAAEIIGQHFSRFYTDEDRATGLPARALATARDEGKFETEGWRVRKDGSRFWAYVVIHPVREPDGSLVGFAKITRDLTERKQAEESLRRSQEQFRLLVQGVTDYAIYLLDPGGFVSNWNPGAQRIKGYRPEEIIGQHFSRFYTEEDRAAGLPERALSVAAREGRFEREGVRLRKDGSRFFAHVIIDAIRDDEGKLAGFAKITRDISERREAQEKLERTREALVQAQKMEAIGQLTGGVAHDFNNLLMAVLGSLELMRKRLPDDPRLKALLENAVKGAERGTALTKRMLAFARRQEIKQESIDIPNLVRGMAELLQRTLGKSITLETRFPLALSTVIADANQLEVALLNLAVNARDAMNDDGEIVIAARDEIVGPGETSLKPGRYVRLSVSDNGVGMDEAILRRAIEPFFTTKQPGKGTGLGLSMVHGLAEQFGGRFVLRSVPGEGTTAELWLPADESAKQAPEPTTLSPEKEMPPQSQLAVLAVDDDPLVLTNTVGMLEDLGHVCFAAASADEALAILDAQAGIDLVVTDQIMPHTTGLQLAKAIRKRWPDLPIMLATGYAEIDPEQAMKLPRLSKPFTQAELAAEVAGLGLRSRKGVAAQVINFRSGNGDHAKNGA; translated from the coding sequence GTGAGGGACGACCCGAACAATCTCGTCCGTCCTCAGGGTGACGATGGGCGCTACCGTCTGCTCGTCGAAGCCGTGACCGACTATGCCATCTGCATGCTCGATGCCGACGGAATCGTGTCGAGCTGGAATCCGGGCGCGCAGCGGTTCAAGGGCTACACCGCCGCTGAAATCATCGGTCAGCATTTCTCCCGTTTCTATACCGACGAAGATCGCGCAACGGGTTTGCCGGCGCGCGCTCTGGCGACTGCCCGCGACGAAGGCAAATTCGAAACCGAAGGTTGGCGTGTTCGTAAGGACGGCTCGCGCTTCTGGGCCTATGTCGTCATCCATCCGGTTCGCGAGCCCGACGGCTCGCTGGTCGGCTTCGCCAAGATCACTCGCGATCTCACAGAACGGAAACAGGCCGAAGAATCTCTGCGCCGGAGTCAGGAACAGTTCCGTCTGCTGGTGCAGGGCGTCACCGACTACGCCATCTATCTGCTCGATCCCGGCGGCTTCGTCAGCAACTGGAATCCCGGCGCGCAGCGCATCAAGGGCTACCGTCCCGAGGAGATCATCGGCCAGCACTTCTCGCGCTTTTATACGGAGGAGGATCGCGCGGCCGGATTGCCCGAGCGCGCGCTGTCGGTCGCTGCGCGGGAAGGCCGTTTCGAACGGGAAGGCGTGCGCCTGCGCAAGGACGGCTCGCGCTTCTTCGCCCATGTCATCATCGACGCGATCCGCGATGACGAGGGGAAACTGGCCGGCTTCGCCAAGATTACTCGCGACATCAGCGAGCGCCGCGAGGCGCAGGAGAAACTCGAGCGCACCCGCGAAGCGCTGGTGCAGGCGCAAAAGATGGAGGCCATCGGCCAGCTCACCGGCGGCGTGGCGCATGATTTCAACAATCTCTTGATGGCGGTGCTCGGCAGCCTCGAGCTGATGCGCAAGCGCCTGCCGGACGATCCGAGGCTCAAAGCGCTCTTGGAAAATGCCGTCAAGGGCGCCGAGCGGGGCACGGCGCTGACCAAGCGTATGCTGGCCTTTGCGCGCCGCCAGGAGATCAAGCAAGAATCGATCGACATTCCCAACCTGGTCCGCGGCATGGCCGAACTGCTGCAGCGGACCTTGGGCAAATCGATCACGCTTGAAACACGTTTTCCGCTGGCGCTGAGCACAGTGATCGCGGATGCCAACCAGCTCGAGGTCGCGTTGCTCAACTTGGCGGTCAACGCCCGCGACGCGATGAACGACGATGGCGAGATCGTTATCGCGGCGCGCGACGAAATCGTCGGACCTGGTGAGACTTCACTGAAGCCGGGCCGCTATGTGCGGCTGTCTGTCAGCGATAATGGCGTCGGCATGGACGAAGCGATATTGCGCCGCGCCATCGAGCCGTTCTTCACCACCAAGCAGCCCGGCAAGGGAACCGGCCTCGGCCTGTCGATGGTGCATGGATTGGCAGAGCAATTCGGTGGCCGCTTTGTACTGCGTAGTGTGCCGGGTGAGGGCACAACGGCGGAACTGTGGCTGCCGGCCGACGAGTCCGCAAAGCAGGCGCCGGAGCCGACGACGCTGAGCCCCGAAAAAGAGATGCCGCCCCAGTCGCAACTGGCTGTACTGGCGGTCGATGACGATCCGCTGGTGCTTACCAATACCGTTGGCATGCTCGAGGACCTCGGCCATGTCTGTTTCGCCGCGGCGTCGGCCGACGAAGCCCTCGCGATCCTCGACGCGCAAGCCGGCATCGATCTTGTCGTCACCGATCAGATCATGCCGCACACCACGGGATTGCAGCTTGCCAAGGCGATCCGCAAGCGCTGGCCCGACCTGCCGATCATGCTGGCGACCGGTTACGCCGAGATCGACCCGGAGCAGGCCATGAAGCTGCCGCGGCTGTCCAAGCCCTTCACCCAGGCCGAACTGGCGGCGGAAGTCGCCGGCCTCGGCCTGCGTTCGCGCAAGGGCGTGGCGGCCCAGGTGATCAACTTCCGCAGCGGCAACGGTGATCACGCTAAAAACGGTGCTTAA
- the murC gene encoding UDP-N-acetylmuramate--L-alanine ligase: MKLPTELGPVHFVGIGGIGMSGIAEVLINLGYTVRGSDASDSANVKRLREKGVIVEIGHKAENLDAADVVVVSSAIKPDNPELVAARAKRLPVVRRAEMLAELMRLKSCVAIAGTHGKTTTTSMVATLLDSGGFDPTVINGGIINAYGTNARLGEGDWMVVEADESDGTFLKLPADIAIVTNVDAEHLDHFKTFAAVQEAFIHFVENVPFYGFAVMCTDHPIVQRLVGRIADRRIITYGENAQADVRLVDLVNKDGKQQFSVLFRDRDGAEVHRITNLELPMPGRHNALNATSAIAVAHELGIADDKIRAALGKFGGVKRRFTKVGEWNGATIIDDYGHHPVEIAAVLKAARESTKNKVIAVVQPHRYTRLKTLFEPFSTCFNDADAVIVANVYAAGEAPIEGADRDHLVQALRARGHRNVTPLDGPEQLAGIVKGLAKPGDYVVCLGAGSISQWAYALPGELAALDLK; encoded by the coding sequence ATGAAATTGCCGACCGAACTCGGACCGGTGCACTTCGTCGGCATCGGCGGTATTGGCATGAGCGGCATCGCCGAGGTGCTGATCAATCTCGGCTACACGGTGCGCGGTTCGGACGCCTCCGACAGCGCCAACGTCAAGCGTCTGCGCGAGAAGGGCGTCATCGTCGAGATCGGTCACAAGGCCGAGAACCTCGACGCCGCCGACGTCGTCGTTGTTTCTTCCGCGATCAAGCCGGACAACCCGGAACTGGTCGCGGCGCGCGCCAAGCGTTTGCCGGTGGTGCGCCGCGCCGAAATGCTCGCCGAGCTGATGCGGCTGAAATCCTGCGTCGCCATTGCCGGCACGCACGGCAAGACCACGACGACCTCGATGGTCGCGACCTTGCTCGATTCCGGCGGCTTCGATCCGACGGTGATCAATGGCGGCATCATCAACGCCTACGGTACCAATGCGCGCCTCGGCGAGGGCGACTGGATGGTGGTCGAGGCCGACGAGTCCGACGGGACCTTCCTCAAGCTGCCGGCCGACATCGCCATCGTCACCAATGTCGATGCCGAGCACCTCGACCACTTCAAGACCTTCGCCGCCGTGCAGGAGGCCTTCATCCATTTCGTCGAGAACGTGCCGTTCTACGGTTTCGCGGTCATGTGCACCGACCATCCGATCGTGCAGCGCCTCGTCGGCCGCATCGCCGACCGCCGCATCATCACGTACGGCGAGAATGCGCAAGCCGACGTGCGCCTCGTCGATCTCGTCAACAAGGACGGCAAGCAGCAGTTCTCGGTCCTGTTCCGCGACCGCGACGGCGCCGAGGTGCATCGCATCACCAATCTTGAACTGCCGATGCCGGGTCGCCACAACGCGCTCAACGCCACCTCCGCGATCGCGGTGGCGCATGAACTCGGCATCGCCGACGACAAGATCCGCGCCGCGCTCGGCAAGTTCGGCGGCGTCAAGCGCCGCTTCACGAAAGTCGGTGAGTGGAACGGCGCCACCATCATCGACGATTACGGCCATCATCCGGTGGAGATCGCGGCGGTGTTGAAAGCCGCGCGCGAGTCGACCAAGAACAAGGTCATCGCCGTGGTGCAGCCGCATCGCTACACGCGCCTCAAGACCCTGTTCGAGCCGTTCTCGACCTGCTTCAACGACGCCGACGCCGTTATCGTCGCCAATGTCTATGCCGCCGGCGAAGCGCCGATTGAAGGCGCCGATCGCGATCATCTGGTGCAGGCTTTGCGCGCGCGCGGCCATCGCAACGTGACGCCGCTCGACGGCCCGGAGCAGCTTGCCGGCATCGTCAAGGGCCTCGCCAAGCCGGGCGACTACGTCGTCTGCCTCGGCGCCGGCTCGATCTCGCAATGGGCCTATGCGCTGCCGGGTGAACTTGCGGCGCTGGACTTAAAGTAA
- the murB gene encoding UDP-N-acetylmuramate dehydrogenase: MTFPDIVPDLKARMPELRGRMMANQTLDPYTWFRVGGPAQVLFSPEDPDDLAYFLKMLPADVPVMVIGAASNTIVRDGGVPGVVIRLGRGFNDVAIEDGNRVRCGAGILDVLVARAAQKAAIAGLAFLSGIPGTIGGALRMNGGAYGGETKDVLVEAYAIDRQGNRVTYANADMGFSYRHCSVPEDVIFVGALFQGKAGDADAIAAEMADIKAKREASQPRNRTGGSTFKNPPGRNAWKLIDEAGCRGLTIGGAQVSELHCNFLINLGNATAADIETLGETVRERVKAHSGIALEWEIKRIGEKA, encoded by the coding sequence ATGACCTTCCCCGATATCGTTCCCGACCTGAAAGCCCGCATGCCGGAATTGCGCGGGCGCATGATGGCGAACCAGACGCTCGATCCGTACACCTGGTTTCGCGTCGGCGGCCCGGCGCAGGTGCTGTTCTCGCCGGAAGACCCGGACGATCTTGCTTATTTCCTCAAGATGCTGCCGGCCGACGTGCCGGTGATGGTGATCGGCGCCGCCTCCAACACCATCGTGCGCGACGGCGGTGTGCCGGGCGTCGTTATCCGGCTCGGCCGCGGCTTCAACGACGTCGCCATCGAAGACGGCAACCGCGTGCGCTGCGGCGCCGGCATTCTCGATGTGCTGGTGGCGCGCGCCGCGCAGAAGGCCGCCATCGCCGGCCTCGCGTTTCTGTCCGGCATTCCCGGCACCATCGGCGGCGCGCTGCGCATGAACGGCGGCGCCTATGGCGGCGAGACGAAGGACGTTCTCGTCGAGGCCTATGCCATCGACCGCCAGGGCAATCGCGTCACTTACGCGAACGCCGACATGGGCTTCTCTTATCGCCACTGCTCCGTGCCCGAGGATGTGATCTTCGTCGGCGCGTTGTTCCAGGGCAAAGCCGGCGACGCCGACGCCATCGCCGCCGAGATGGCCGACATCAAGGCCAAGCGCGAAGCCTCTCAGCCGCGCAATCGCACCGGCGGCTCGACTTTCAAGAATCCGCCCGGCCGTAATGCCTGGAAGCTGATCGACGAAGCCGGCTGCCGCGGCCTGACCATCGGCGGCGCGCAGGTCTCCGAACTGCATTGCAACTTCCTCATCAATCTCGGCAACGCCACCGCCGCCGATATCGAGACGCTCGGCGAAACCGTGCGCGAACGCGTCAAGGCGCATTCCGGCATCGCGCTGGAATGGGAGATCAAGCGTATCGGTGAGAAGGCTTGA
- a CDS encoding sulfite exporter TauE/SafE family protein, with protein MPLFANRDRESVAFGTGAAIGTLGGLIGLGGAEFRLPVLISYFGFKGLEAVILNKATSLIVVATALPFRASTIPFAQIGAEWPIIMNLLAGSLVGAWVGASWATALKSETLYRIIAALLVVIAGVLAFAHDAVATGTLFTGAALVIAGVVAGFAIGVVASLLGVAGGEFLIPTLVLLFGTDMKLAGSLSLAISLPTMLAGFTRYSQDQNFSVIRRNWVFLLIMAAGSILGTFIGGKLLGIVPNGVLLPLLAILLLLSAVKVWRHR; from the coding sequence GTGCCCCTATTTGCGAATCGAGACCGTGAATCCGTCGCGTTCGGCACGGGCGCCGCGATAGGCACTCTCGGTGGTCTTATTGGCCTCGGGGGAGCCGAATTCCGGTTACCAGTCCTCATCAGCTACTTCGGATTTAAAGGGCTCGAAGCCGTAATTCTCAACAAGGCGACCAGCCTCATCGTCGTTGCAACGGCGCTGCCTTTTCGTGCCAGCACCATACCCTTCGCGCAGATCGGCGCAGAATGGCCGATCATCATGAACTTGCTTGCTGGCAGCCTTGTCGGTGCATGGGTTGGCGCGTCATGGGCTACCGCGCTGAAATCGGAAACGCTGTACCGCATTATTGCGGCACTGTTGGTGGTCATCGCTGGCGTTCTCGCGTTCGCGCACGACGCTGTCGCCACCGGGACGTTGTTTACAGGCGCGGCACTCGTCATCGCGGGCGTTGTGGCAGGTTTTGCAATTGGGGTGGTGGCGTCGCTGCTCGGCGTTGCAGGCGGTGAGTTCTTGATACCCACGCTCGTACTCTTGTTCGGGACCGACATGAAACTGGCAGGCAGTCTCTCGCTGGCAATTAGCTTGCCCACTATGCTCGCAGGCTTCACGCGGTACAGCCAAGATCAGAATTTTTCCGTCATACGGCGGAATTGGGTCTTTCTGCTGATCATGGCAGCAGGCTCGATCCTCGGCACATTTATCGGAGGCAAGTTGCTCGGCATCGTGCCAAACGGGGTATTGCTCCCGCTGCTGGCAATCCTGCTGCTTCTTTCCGCCGTGAAGGTTTGGCGACATCGATAG